Proteins from one bacterium genomic window:
- the ribH gene encoding 6,7-dimethyl-8-ribityllumazine synthase → MNEKIGILDAKNKKFGIIISRFNEFISTSLLEGAIDCIKRHNGNDKDIDIVWVPGTVESVFAISKMASKNKYDAIICLGAVIRGGTPHFEYVSSQITKAVTQINLEGKVPVSFGVITADSTDQAIERAGTKMGNKGWSAALSAIEMANLTEQLK, encoded by the coding sequence ATGAACGAAAAAATAGGTATACTTGATGCAAAAAATAAAAAATTTGGCATTATAATAAGCAGGTTCAATGAGTTTATATCTACAAGTCTGCTTGAAGGAGCAATAGACTGTATTAAGAGACATAATGGAAACGATAAGGATATAGATATTGTTTGGGTACCGGGGACTGTTGAATCTGTGTTTGCAATTTCCAAAATGGCATCCAAAAACAAGTATGATGCTATAATTTGTCTTGGTGCAGTAATTAGAGGCGGAACTCCTCATTTTGAATATGTTAGTTCTCAGATTACAAAAGCTGTTACACAAATCAATCTTGAAGGTAAAGTCCCAGTATCTTTTGGTGTTATAACAGCTGATTCTACCGACCAAGCAATAGAGAGAGCTGGTACAAAGATGGGTAATAAAGGATGGTCTGCGGCTCTTTCTGCAATAGAGATGGCTAATCTTACTGAACAACTTAAATAA
- the nusB gene encoding transcription antitermination factor NusB encodes MRQRRRARELALMLLYQIDILGADKESIEELRKTFWQENPSEKTSVIDFANLLVTDTIKNLKDVDAEITKVSLNWKLSRMAYLDRNILRMATFEIMFMVDIPPLATINEAIEMAKKYGTNESTKFINGILHKIKEACKSKKKSRK; translated from the coding sequence ATGAGACAACGAAGACGCGCAAGAGAACTTGCTTTAATGCTTCTTTATCAAATAGATATACTCGGAGCAGATAAGGAATCTATTGAAGAACTAAGAAAAACTTTCTGGCAGGAAAACCCGTCTGAAAAAACTTCTGTTATAGATTTTGCTAACCTACTGGTAACCGATACTATTAAAAACCTTAAAGATGTAGATGCTGAAATCACTAAAGTTTCTCTAAACTGGAAACTCAGCAGAATGGCTTATTTAGATAGAAATATATTGAGAATGGCTACGTTTGAAATTATGTTTATGGTAGATATACCCCCTCTTGCAACAATTAACGAAGCAATAGAAATGGCAAAAAAATACGGAACAAACGAATCTACAAAGTTTATAAACGGTATTCTACATAAAATAAAAGAGGCTTGTAAGAGTAAAAAAAAGAGTAGAAAATGA